In Sedimenticola thiotaurini, the following proteins share a genomic window:
- a CDS encoding lytic transglycosylase, giving the protein MSTRFLTLPLLTALALSGCNTLGHKAELNTDDTELHSVTARTDTALAAEQRLHEALVSAPQVVPLPDSSESGESEQQAADSSPDNLMDRLRAGFRLEIPDNPRIDQQIRWFTANSDYLDRVQNRAAPYLHFIVEEAERRGIPSELALLPIVESGFQPFAYSHGRAAGLWQFIPSTGKHFGLQQNWWYDGRRDVVAATRAAFKYLGSLAERFDGDWELALASYNAGAGTVQRAIKRNQQQGKPTDFWSLKLPDETMRYVPKLFAVAKVMADPEQYGVTLVEIPNEPYFDSIDIDSQLDLALAADMAGISIEELYKLNPGFNRWATAPNGPHRLSIPVEKVEQFNKALAELDPQKRLHWTRYKIHPGDNLGSIARKYKTTVALLRQVNKLKGNNIRAGKHLLIPVAAKSLDQYTHTADARLAKTQNRQHKGKRVTHKVVPGDTLWDIARRYRVNHRALARWNGMSPRDTLRPGQQLVIWQQTNKGQQNAAQLVPTLSPPVNTRSSLRYRVRKGDSLALIAQRFNVSVSDLRKWNTLDDRYLQPGQRLQLFVDVTEQTL; this is encoded by the coding sequence ATGTCGACGAGATTTCTGACTCTGCCTCTCCTGACCGCCTTGGCTCTGAGCGGCTGCAATACCCTCGGCCACAAAGCCGAACTAAATACGGACGACACAGAACTTCATTCCGTGACCGCCCGGACTGACACCGCATTGGCAGCCGAGCAGCGCCTGCATGAGGCGTTGGTTTCCGCTCCTCAGGTGGTCCCTCTTCCGGACTCTTCCGAATCCGGTGAAAGTGAGCAGCAGGCGGCAGATAGCTCGCCGGACAACCTGATGGATCGGCTGCGCGCCGGTTTCAGGCTGGAGATCCCCGATAACCCCCGTATCGACCAGCAGATCCGCTGGTTCACCGCCAACAGCGACTACCTGGACCGGGTGCAGAACCGCGCGGCTCCGTATCTCCATTTTATCGTGGAAGAGGCTGAACGCAGAGGCATTCCCAGTGAACTCGCCCTGCTACCGATCGTGGAGAGCGGTTTCCAACCATTCGCCTACTCCCATGGTCGCGCCGCCGGTCTGTGGCAGTTTATCCCCTCAACCGGCAAACATTTCGGCCTGCAACAGAACTGGTGGTACGACGGTCGACGGGACGTGGTAGCGGCCACACGGGCAGCGTTTAAATACCTGGGCAGTCTGGCGGAACGATTTGATGGGGACTGGGAACTGGCGCTGGCCAGCTACAATGCGGGGGCCGGCACGGTGCAGCGGGCCATCAAGCGTAACCAGCAACAGGGCAAACCGACCGATTTCTGGTCCCTCAAGCTGCCCGACGAGACCATGCGCTACGTACCGAAACTGTTCGCGGTAGCCAAGGTGATGGCGGATCCGGAACAGTATGGCGTCACCCTGGTCGAGATCCCCAACGAACCCTATTTTGACAGTATTGATATCGACTCCCAGCTCGATCTCGCCCTGGCGGCCGACATGGCTGGCATCTCCATTGAAGAGCTCTACAAACTCAATCCCGGTTTCAATCGCTGGGCAACAGCACCGAACGGACCGCACCGCCTGAGCATTCCAGTGGAAAAGGTGGAGCAGTTCAACAAGGCCCTGGCCGAACTCGATCCGCAGAAACGGCTGCACTGGACCCGCTACAAGATCCATCCAGGCGACAATCTGGGCAGCATTGCCAGGAAATACAAAACCACCGTGGCACTGTTGCGACAGGTAAACAAGCTGAAGGGCAATAATATCCGCGCCGGCAAACATCTGTTAATACCGGTCGCGGCCAAAAGTCTGGATCAGTACACCCATACGGCGGACGCCCGCCTGGCGAAAACCCAAAACCGGCAGCATAAAGGGAAACGGGTGACCCACAAGGTAGTCCCGGGCGACACCCTTTGGGATATCGCCAGACGCTATCGGGTCAACCATCGGGCACTGGCCCGCTGGAACGGCATGTCCCCCCGGGATACACTGCGGCCCGGCCAGCAGCTGGTCATCTGGCAACAGACCAACAAGGGACAACAGAATGCAGCCCAGCTGGTACCGACCCTGTCCCCACCAGTCAATACCCGCAGCAGTCTGCGCTATCGGGTACGCAAGGGAGATTCACTGGCGCTGATTGCACAGCGATTCAATGTGTCTGTTTCCGACCTGAGAAAGTGGAACACCCTGGATGATCGCTACCTGCAGCCCGGCCAACGATTACAGCTGTTTGTGGACGTTACCGAACAGACCCTGTAG
- a CDS encoding class I SAM-dependent methyltransferase: MKRVFNRITVPPATDALRTWFNTTPGKELLALEQAVLEGLLAECFGYYLLQIDCLGVQLDPLGMSRIKSQVILVPKADDAFDSRCVVGDPQYLPVASDSIDTVLLPHTLDFSRNPHQLLREVERVLIPEGHVIIVGFNPWSLWGLWRLLRLRSKRVPWIGHFISSWRVHDWLSLLGFQIKAEQGAMFRPPLSHPRMLQRLEFLEQLGGRFWSPLSGVYLILAVKRVSRLTPIKPAWKLRPRPIRGGVVEPTANHIRPPWSRD, from the coding sequence ATGAAAAGAGTATTTAATCGGATCACTGTCCCACCCGCTACAGATGCGCTTCGGACCTGGTTCAACACCACGCCAGGCAAGGAGTTGCTGGCCCTGGAACAGGCCGTACTGGAGGGGCTGCTGGCCGAATGTTTCGGTTACTACCTGTTGCAGATCGATTGTCTGGGGGTTCAGCTGGATCCGCTCGGAATGAGTCGAATCAAGTCTCAGGTCATATTAGTGCCGAAAGCGGATGATGCGTTCGATAGTCGATGCGTAGTGGGGGATCCGCAGTATCTGCCGGTCGCTTCCGACAGCATCGATACGGTGTTGCTGCCCCATACGCTGGATTTTTCCAGAAATCCACACCAGTTGTTACGTGAAGTGGAGCGGGTGCTGATTCCCGAAGGGCATGTCATTATTGTCGGTTTTAACCCCTGGAGCCTGTGGGGGTTGTGGCGGCTGTTACGGTTACGCAGCAAGCGGGTTCCCTGGATCGGGCACTTTATCTCCTCCTGGCGGGTGCATGACTGGTTATCGTTGCTTGGATTTCAGATCAAGGCGGAGCAGGGCGCGATGTTCCGTCCGCCGTTGAGCCATCCCCGTATGCTGCAGCGTCTGGAATTTCTGGAACAGTTGGGCGGACGCTTCTGGTCGCCGCTGTCTGGTGTCTACCTGATACTGGCGGTTAAGCGGGTGTCCCGGCTGACGCCCATCAAGCCGGCCTGGAAGTTGCGCCCCCGACCGATCAGGGGCGGCGTGGTGGAGCCCACGGCAAATCATATCAGACCTCCCTGGAGTAGAGATTAA
- a CDS encoding ABC transporter ATP-binding protein translates to MNDILLRVKNLQTWLGDGKHPVRAVDGVDLEIRKGETFALLGESGCGKSMTALSIMRLLPPVGRIVGGDVHLGKTALLELPEYVMREERGGRMAMIFQEPMTSLNPVLTIGRQIGEAVRIHDGTETDSVEQRVVELLRSVGIPDPERRINEYPHQLSGGMKQRVMIAMALAGRPELLIADEPTTALDVTIQAQVLKLLKDLQQQTGMAILLITHDLGVVAEVADRVAVMYAGQIIEVATRERFFGHARHPYSQKLFESLPDAKKRSRRLAVIKGNVPPLDQVFTACRFIDRCHRAFEDCETAPGWTELEPGQGARCYLAAHEDPVTIIEPDEAEHAPVNPATSHQPLLVVDNLKVHFPIHKGLFKRTVGHVKAVDGVSLSIAPGKTLALVGESGCGKTTVGKGILQLVRPTAGTVDFSGDELTRLGGSALRARRSELQIIFQDPVASMNPRMLVGDIVEEGMRAQRIGGSAQQRRARVTELLEQVGLPADAVDRYPHEFSGGQRQRICIARALAVDPKLIICDEPTSALDVSVQAQILNLLKQLQNSRGLAFLFITHNLSVVSYLADEVAVMYLGRIVEQAEVGQLLASPKHPYTQALLSAVPVADPESKRQVIRLEGDMPSPANPPPGCYFHPRCPVAMPRCREAYPELKRLVDGRQVSCFKVEQEQ, encoded by the coding sequence ATGAACGATATTCTGCTGAGAGTCAAAAACCTGCAAACCTGGCTGGGCGACGGGAAACACCCGGTACGGGCGGTGGATGGTGTGGACCTGGAGATTCGCAAAGGCGAAACCTTTGCCCTGCTGGGTGAGTCGGGCTGTGGGAAGTCCATGACGGCCCTGTCCATCATGCGTCTGCTGCCCCCGGTTGGACGTATTGTCGGCGGGGACGTCCATCTGGGTAAGACTGCCCTGCTGGAGTTGCCGGAGTACGTCATGCGTGAAGAGCGCGGTGGCCGCATGGCGATGATTTTCCAGGAGCCCATGACCTCGCTGAACCCGGTCTTGACCATTGGTCGGCAGATCGGGGAGGCGGTGAGAATCCATGATGGCACCGAAACGGACTCGGTGGAGCAACGGGTGGTGGAGTTACTCCGCTCTGTCGGCATTCCCGATCCGGAGCGGCGCATCAACGAGTATCCCCATCAACTCTCCGGCGGTATGAAGCAGCGGGTGATGATCGCCATGGCGCTGGCCGGTCGCCCGGAACTGTTGATCGCCGATGAGCCCACCACCGCACTGGACGTGACGATCCAGGCCCAGGTGCTGAAGTTGCTCAAGGATCTGCAACAACAGACCGGGATGGCGATACTGCTCATTACCCACGATCTTGGCGTGGTGGCCGAGGTGGCGGATCGGGTGGCGGTCATGTATGCCGGTCAGATTATCGAAGTTGCAACCCGGGAACGCTTCTTCGGCCATGCCCGGCACCCCTACAGCCAGAAGCTGTTTGAGTCGTTGCCGGACGCCAAGAAACGGAGCCGGCGCCTGGCTGTGATCAAGGGCAATGTGCCGCCCCTGGACCAGGTATTCACCGCCTGCCGTTTTATCGACCGTTGCCATCGGGCCTTTGAGGATTGTGAAACGGCCCCGGGCTGGACCGAGCTGGAGCCGGGCCAGGGTGCGCGCTGCTATCTGGCCGCCCACGAGGATCCGGTCACCATTATTGAACCGGATGAGGCTGAACACGCCCCGGTAAATCCCGCCACCAGCCATCAGCCGCTGCTGGTGGTGGACAATCTAAAGGTCCATTTTCCGATCCACAAAGGGCTGTTCAAGCGCACGGTAGGGCATGTGAAGGCGGTGGATGGTGTCTCCCTCTCCATCGCGCCGGGTAAGACCCTGGCCCTGGTGGGTGAATCGGGTTGTGGCAAGACCACGGTGGGCAAAGGCATACTTCAGCTGGTCAGGCCGACCGCCGGCACGGTCGATTTTTCCGGTGATGAATTGACCCGGTTGGGGGGCAGTGCCCTGCGGGCTCGCCGGTCAGAATTGCAGATTATTTTCCAGGACCCGGTTGCCTCGATGAATCCACGCATGCTGGTGGGTGATATTGTCGAAGAGGGGATGAGAGCACAACGGATCGGCGGTTCGGCGCAACAACGTCGTGCCCGGGTGACGGAGCTGTTGGAGCAGGTCGGCCTGCCTGCCGATGCGGTGGATCGCTATCCCCACGAGTTCTCCGGCGGGCAGCGTCAGCGGATCTGTATTGCCCGTGCCCTGGCGGTGGATCCTAAACTGATCATCTGTGATGAGCCAACCAGCGCACTGGATGTATCGGTGCAGGCTCAGATACTTAATCTGCTCAAACAGTTGCAGAACAGTCGCGGGCTCGCTTTCCTGTTTATCACCCACAATCTGTCGGTGGTCTCCTACCTGGCCGATGAGGTTGCGGTAATGTACCTGGGCCGGATTGTGGAGCAGGCTGAGGTGGGGCAGTTGCTGGCATCACCCAAACACCCTTACACCCAGGCGCTCCTTTCGGCAGTACCGGTGGCCGATCCCGAGTCGAAACGGCAGGTGATCCGCTTGGAAGGGGATATGCCGTCCCCTGCCAATCCGCCACCGGGTTGCTATTTCCATCCGCGCTGTCCGGTGGCGATGCCCCGCTGCCGGGAGGCGTACCCGGAACTGAAGCGGCTGGTTGATGGTCGTCAGGTGAGCTGCTTCAAGGTGGAGCAGGAGCAGTAA
- a CDS encoding ABC transporter permease: MMGGLVILWTDALVFLLLSVSIAFGIYAAGKEHLRGPWRLVVRSRMGVSTLVILSFYVTVGLLDSIHFEPAYSTDQPADGQVQSTEVVSLFDRLVQPLRDRQEKTYSAPLATHLYAKENMEQPDGTVIRDYPRLQYGGAHLADPERDWAADITRLSLIGLVKGLVVSFVSANILFALLGGRRRGGYAEAAREVLRGKSEIPWRTVLVTLTLLLMVLFWAIELSSRYHLLGTDKVGEDVFYQALKSIRTGLLIGTLTTLVMLPAAILLGIMAGYFRGWIDDLIQYTYTTLNSIPGVLLIAAAILMLQIYMSNHADEFNSLVERADLRLLFLCIILGVTSWTGLCRLLRGEAMKLREVDYVQAAVAFGVGHFQIILRHILPNVLHIVMITVVLDFSGLVLAEAVLSYVNIGVDPTMNSWGNMINSARLEMAREPVVWWSLLAAMIFMFTLVLSANLFSDVVRDAFDPRLRSSR; this comes from the coding sequence ATGATGGGCGGGCTGGTGATTCTCTGGACGGACGCGCTGGTGTTCCTGCTGCTGTCGGTCTCCATTGCGTTTGGTATTTATGCCGCCGGCAAAGAGCACCTGCGTGGCCCCTGGCGGCTGGTGGTGCGTAGCCGGATGGGGGTCAGCACCCTGGTTATCCTCAGTTTCTATGTTACGGTCGGGTTGCTGGATTCGATCCATTTTGAACCGGCTTACTCCACCGATCAGCCGGCGGATGGGCAGGTGCAGTCCACCGAGGTGGTGAGTCTGTTTGATCGCCTGGTACAGCCGCTGCGGGATCGTCAGGAGAAGACCTACTCCGCGCCGCTGGCCACCCATCTGTATGCCAAGGAGAATATGGAGCAGCCGGATGGCACGGTGATCCGGGACTACCCCCGCTTGCAGTATGGTGGTGCGCACCTGGCGGATCCGGAGCGGGACTGGGCAGCGGATATCACCCGTTTGAGCCTGATCGGGTTGGTCAAGGGATTGGTGGTGAGTTTCGTCTCCGCCAACATTCTGTTTGCCCTGCTGGGAGGCCGCCGGCGGGGCGGCTATGCCGAAGCCGCCCGGGAGGTATTGAGGGGCAAGAGCGAAATCCCCTGGCGTACTGTCCTGGTGACCCTGACCCTGTTGCTGATGGTACTGTTCTGGGCGATCGAGCTCTCCAGCCGGTATCACCTGCTGGGAACCGACAAGGTGGGGGAGGATGTCTTTTATCAGGCACTGAAAAGTATCCGTACCGGTCTGCTGATCGGCACCCTGACCACCCTGGTGATGCTGCCGGCCGCTATCCTGCTGGGTATCATGGCCGGCTATTTCCGTGGTTGGATTGATGATCTGATCCAATACACCTACACCACCCTCAACTCCATCCCCGGAGTGCTGCTGATCGCCGCTGCCATCCTGATGCTGCAGATCTACATGAGCAACCACGCCGATGAGTTCAACAGCCTGGTGGAGCGGGCCGATCTGCGCCTGTTGTTCCTCTGTATTATTCTCGGCGTCACCAGCTGGACCGGCCTGTGCCGCCTGCTGCGTGGGGAGGCGATGAAACTGCGGGAAGTTGATTATGTCCAGGCCGCTGTTGCCTTTGGTGTAGGGCACTTTCAGATCATCCTGCGTCATATCCTGCCCAACGTACTGCACATCGTGATGATTACCGTGGTGCTCGACTTCTCCGGCCTGGTACTGGCCGAAGCGGTGCTCTCTTATGTCAATATCGGCGTCGACCCCACCATGAACAGTTGGGGCAACATGATCAACAGTGCCCGGCTGGAGATGGCCCGGGAGCCGGTGGTCTGGTGGTCCCTGCTGGCTGCCATGATCTTCATGTTCACACTGGTGCTGTCGGCCAATCTCTTCTCTGATGTGGTGCGCGATGCGTTTGATCCGCGTCTGCGCAGTTCACGCTGA